The nucleotide window AGGTACAACATTTGTATTGTTTTATTACGGATGTTCTGTGGAATCCGATGATTAGCATTGAAAGGGCCTTACCGATGGCCAAAAATGAAAACTCTAAGTTTGTCAATTTTTATGAGAAAGCCTTGACGATCAAAAACAGCAGCAGAGCAAACATTTATTTAAAGAAGTCTGTTTCACTAGATGGAAATAAGAATAATGTGCCAGATAatgtttgatgaacaatagatcaGAATTAAACAATAATGTCGGGTGGGTGCAGTTGAGACCAATGTAGCAAGAATTCCATATATCCTATTATAAAGCATAGCTTTGCATCTATTCCAAAAAGACACAAGGTCTGCAAGATGGCAATGCTCAGCATTGAGGGAGGGACCCAGGTAGACAAAACAATCATATTAGGAAAGGTAACATTGAGTTGAGCCATAAAGGATGAGTGTGAGAAACAAGATAATTAGATGAGCTGCCACAAGATTAACAATGCATATGAAGAAACGGCACGGGCATGATTCATAAAATTGCTTGTGAAGAATCCATTAACTTGAGTCAGAATCTGAGTGGACCTATAGAAGGATGAGGAGAAGACTTAGTGGTAGTCACCATGGGATATCACTTGATGTAAGGACCTGGAAACACTTGCAAAAAACACAAGATGCAGCCCTCCAAAGTAAACTCTCTAGAGATATCACTTGATGTAGTTTATTTCACACGTCATCCGATAGCTCCATGCACTTTATCTTTATAGTGCTTCTTTAGTAACAAGCAATCAACCGCTGAGGTCTTACTCACATCACCATATTATGTGTTAAACATCTGATGAAATCTTAGACAATTTTCAATTTCTCCACGGCGTTTGAACAGCATATATGAAAGACAGAAGAGTGTTTCTTAAATATCCTTATAGCTACTTGCTGCCCTGGTGCCCTGGTGCCATGACATGATACCAATCAAACAGCCCAATACTAAACACATTTGGATCACCTTATTCAGCAATTGATTCATAAATAACAATCACTTTATTTTAAATTTCACTTGTTCTCTGTCAAGGCTGTTGCTTCCGTCACAAATCCTGATATATAAATGACTACCAATTAAAATACTCATTTTCCAAATTGATCCAACTTTGTTCTTTAGTTGCATCTAAGAACGCTATCGTGCAACAAAGCTAAAAGAAGATCGAGTTAATCAGCCAGATGTCAGTTTAGGAAAGAAGAGGCCGAGTAATTAATATACGAGGCAGTCTGTTCCAGTTGTGCCAAATGATCACgctaggaaaaagaaagaaaaaataattgctACATTATACTACAATATGAAAGATCTGCTTGTACCTCGATTCCACCTACAGTGAACTTATTATGAGGAGATAAATACCTGTTCTTTAAACCGTACAAAGATGAGCCAAATAAACAACCACTTATAAAGAAGCTCCTGGTACCGCATTAGGCCTTCTGTACCACATAAATATTAGCCAAATAGTCCTCCAAAGACCACCATTAGCAAGGTGAGGAATTAATAACCGCCACCAGTATGGATAAGACGGGCCGGGCAATTTGAGCAATGCGAAGAAGCTCGCAATCAGAAGCAAATGCCAGGGAAGCCCTCCTTCCTAAGGAAGGCAACCAAACGTTAGAAGCACATTGGTATCAGGAGCAAGGCTCATAAACTCCGACGAACAAGAAACGATCGAGTATCAATCAAACCTTGAGATCTGACGAAAACTGCTCGGCAGCATCCTTAAGGCACCCAGCAACTGCAAACCCAACGACGACCGGAATCGGTATCACACCCATCTTTCTCTCATGGGCGCAGTATGACATCTCGCTGAGGGAAGTGACGGCTAGAAGAGGCACACTGAGATACTTGGCAACCGCCCAGACAAGCTCACAGATGATGTTCTGAAAGCTCCATAGCACTCTCATCCAGGGAAAGCTCTTGACTGGTTGAGGAAATCCATCGAACAGCTTACGGATGGCATCCATACTTAATCTCGTCGAACCATCAGAATCCCCAGAAGCTGCTGCACTCATCGCAAGCGGAACGACGCATCTCCCGCCACGGGACTTGGAAAAGCCGCAACTTCCTGTTGTCGGAGGCAGTGATAGAATTGGCCGTTGGACCTGTACGAGAGTGAGAAATCGTGAGGATGAAGAGTCAAGATTTGATGCGCACGAACCACGGGAAGTGAATgaatagaaaaagaagaagataatttGAACAGCCACAAGAGATTGGGCAAAAAGTGATGCGGGATTTGCCATGGATATGCGAAAAGCGGCGTAGACATTTGGCTTCGGAGCGGCTGGGCTCGATGAGGAAGGACGAGGAGGTGGCGGGGGAAGGCGGAGCGGGGAGAGAAGGGAAGACATCGCCTCGGTCGACGGCTGGGAGTTGGCGAACCCCGGTCTGCTCTATCTGTGTTGACCTAGTTATCCCCGGCGTGCACGAGAAGAGGAGGTCACGAGGGCATCTCGTAAGCATGTGCCACGCGTGTGGCTGGCTCT belongs to Musa acuminata AAA Group cultivar baxijiao chromosome BXJ3-5, Cavendish_Baxijiao_AAA, whole genome shotgun sequence and includes:
- the LOC135637718 gene encoding uncharacterized protein LOC135637718, with translation MSSLLSPLRLPPPPPRPSSSSPAAPKPNVYAAFRISMVQRPILSLPPTTGSCGFSKSRGGRCVVPLAMSAAASGDSDGSTRLSMDAIRKLFDGFPQPVKSFPWMRVLWSFQNIICELVWAVAKYLSVPLLAVTSLSEMSYCAHERKMGVIPIPVVVGFAVAGCLKDAAEQFSSDLKEGGLPWHLLLIASFFALLKLPGPSYPYWWRLLIPHLANGGLWRTIWLIFMWYRRPNAVPGASL